A single window of Candidatus Binatia bacterium DNA harbors:
- a CDS encoding nitroreductase family protein: ETGLRWVNLEAGHAAQNLLLQATALHLAAVPVGGIQPEQVAQATSLPASSTPIYLIPVGHAK, from the coding sequence GAGACCGGACTGCGCTGGGTGAATCTGGAAGCCGGCCACGCCGCGCAGAACCTGCTGCTGCAAGCGACGGCGCTGCATTTGGCCGCGGTGCCCGTAGGTGGAATTCAGCCCGAGCAGGTGGCGCAAGCAACGTCGCTGCCGGCCAGCAGTACACCGATTTACCTGATCCCGGTCGGGCACG